From one Microbacterium sp. 10M-3C3 genomic stretch:
- a CDS encoding NRDE family protein: MCTVIVRVPEDPSLATRVLAIRDEDPQRAWDPPGEWWPQRPGVIGVRDVRAGGAWLAADAATARLAVILNRRDVPGATASRGAVVLEAVEGRAPVAPRTNGFNLVSTGPDGTRVTSWDGDALREVALAPGVHMVAHDDVDDPATPRIARWLREFAAGEADAVPWWRGWLGVLAGTARLDPTDDEAIVRDNRPHGVPTLSLLVCAASVGPGGVELVSGTLDRPGRWNDLDLQPPLPRLSA; encoded by the coding sequence ATGTGCACCGTGATCGTACGGGTGCCGGAGGATCCGTCGCTTGCCACCCGCGTGCTGGCCATCCGCGACGAGGACCCGCAGCGCGCGTGGGACCCGCCGGGCGAGTGGTGGCCGCAGCGGCCGGGCGTGATCGGGGTGCGCGACGTGCGCGCGGGCGGCGCGTGGCTGGCGGCGGATGCGGCGACCGCCCGGCTCGCGGTGATCCTGAATCGACGCGACGTCCCCGGCGCGACGGCGTCGCGCGGGGCGGTCGTGCTCGAGGCGGTGGAGGGCCGCGCGCCGGTCGCCCCGCGGACGAACGGCTTCAATCTCGTCTCGACCGGCCCGGACGGCACCCGCGTGACGTCGTGGGACGGTGACGCGCTGCGCGAGGTGGCGCTCGCCCCGGGCGTGCACATGGTCGCGCACGACGACGTGGACGACCCCGCGACGCCGCGGATCGCGCGGTGGCTGCGCGAGTTCGCCGCCGGCGAGGCCGACGCCGTGCCGTGGTGGCGCGGCTGGCTCGGCGTGCTCGCCGGCACGGCGCGGCTGGACCCGACCGACGACGAGGCGATCGTGCGCGACAACCGGCCCCACGGTGTGCCGACGCTGTCGCTGCTCGTGTGCGCCGCCTCCGTGGGCCCGGGCGGCGTCGAGCTCGTCTCCGGGACGCTCGACCGTCCGGGCCGGTGGAACGACCTGGACCTGCAGCCGCCCCTTCCTAGACTGAGCGCATGA
- the coaBC gene encoding bifunctional phosphopantothenoylcysteine decarboxylase/phosphopantothenate--cysteine ligase CoaBC: MFIVVGVTGGIAAYKSVHLVRLLVTAGHDVHVIPTQDALRFVGLTTWEAISRHPVTTSVHDDVAEVRHVALGRRAELVIVAPATANSLAKMAAGLADDLLGTTLLATSAPVVVAPAMHSEMWAHPATQANIATLRDRGVHIVGPADGPLTGGDSGPGRMAEPEHIVAAALAVVPERDDLTGLRVAVSTGGTREPIDPVRFLGNRSSGRQGAAVALAAADRGAAVTLVAAHVDDRVLDAASRHPRVDIVRVSDVAQLQRAMADAAAEADVVIMAAAVSDFRVGTVSDEKLHKADRDGLVLELVETPDIVAGLAAARRPGQTIVAFAAETADTDEALRRRALDKRARKGVDLLVANRVGWHEGFGAADNAVLVVSARGVIAEASGAKREVADAILDAMLAAQADAER, from the coding sequence GTGTTCATCGTCGTGGGCGTCACCGGGGGCATCGCCGCGTACAAGAGTGTGCACCTCGTCCGGCTGCTCGTGACCGCGGGCCATGACGTGCACGTCATCCCGACCCAGGACGCGCTGCGCTTCGTCGGGCTGACGACGTGGGAGGCGATCAGCCGCCACCCCGTCACGACCAGTGTGCACGACGACGTCGCCGAGGTGCGCCACGTCGCCCTCGGGCGCCGCGCCGAGCTCGTGATCGTCGCGCCGGCGACGGCCAACTCGCTCGCGAAGATGGCGGCCGGCCTCGCCGACGACCTCCTCGGCACGACGCTGCTGGCCACGAGCGCGCCGGTGGTGGTCGCGCCGGCGATGCACAGCGAGATGTGGGCGCACCCCGCGACGCAGGCGAACATCGCGACGCTGCGCGACCGCGGCGTGCACATCGTGGGTCCGGCCGACGGCCCGCTCACCGGTGGCGACAGCGGCCCCGGCCGCATGGCCGAGCCCGAACACATCGTGGCCGCGGCGCTCGCGGTCGTCCCCGAGCGCGACGACCTCACGGGGCTGCGCGTCGCGGTGTCGACGGGCGGCACGCGCGAGCCGATCGACCCGGTGCGCTTCCTCGGCAACCGCTCGAGCGGCCGGCAGGGCGCCGCCGTGGCCCTCGCCGCCGCCGACCGCGGCGCCGCGGTGACCCTCGTCGCGGCCCACGTGGACGACCGTGTGCTCGACGCCGCGTCGCGGCACCCGCGGGTCGACATCGTCCGCGTGTCGGATGTGGCGCAGCTGCAGCGGGCGATGGCGGATGCGGCGGCCGAGGCCGACGTCGTGATCATGGCCGCCGCCGTCTCCGACTTCCGTGTCGGCACCGTGAGCGACGAGAAGCTGCACAAGGCCGACCGCGACGGCCTCGTGCTCGAGCTCGTCGAGACGCCCGACATCGTGGCCGGGCTCGCCGCGGCCCGTCGCCCCGGGCAGACGATCGTGGCGTTCGCGGCCGAGACGGCGGACACCGACGAGGCCCTGCGCCGGCGCGCGCTCGACAAGCGCGCGCGCAAGGGCGTCGACCTGCTCGTGGCCAACCGCGTCGGCTGGCACGAGGGTTTCGGCGCCGCCGACAACGCGGTGCTCGTCGTCTCCGCCCGTGGCGTCATCGCCGAGGCATCCGGCGCCAAGCGCGAGGTCGCCGACGCGATCCTCGACGCCATGCTGGCCGCGCAGGCAGACGCCGAGCGTTGA
- a CDS encoding DUF6421 family protein, with amino-acid sequence MTLTTPALDSDLLAGCDAASAERSPAWVQLKRATIALQSLQAKDGSVPDAAAHDAAAALVADIVAAITALAPLFPHDAAYLTASVSDFERWRSEGFGVPDFLDSLVAFQPQQQRIDGIRHLVVFPMYTQNGSPDRHVEALLVETIWPEFIARLETEYTNRLFVSLRLVDFTPGYDTNSAVLFPETVAMREIPPFTWGAIFQDREAARYRRVVRAASEITKLDLPAEAARMLDDQALTERTFVMWDLIHDRTHMRGDLPFDPFMIKQRMPFFLYSLEELRCDLTAFRECVAIQQRLSARDDRDAAEAAMLEHAKLVQYAVIFDRIFRFAITGSRVRNYDGLGGQLLFAWLHQRGVLHWTDTALAFDWDEVPAAVVALADAIDELYWRSIDRPKTAHWLAAYDLVRGVVTPHPASQWNRGLPDEILAGAPKGYTDAVLDDEFPLSMFFEALEKKMRPVIASTEGIRGTD; translated from the coding sequence ATGACGCTCACGACCCCCGCCCTCGACAGCGACCTGCTCGCGGGCTGCGACGCCGCATCCGCCGAGCGCTCCCCGGCGTGGGTGCAGCTCAAGCGCGCGACCATCGCGCTGCAGTCCCTACAGGCGAAGGACGGCTCGGTTCCGGATGCCGCGGCGCACGACGCAGCCGCCGCGCTCGTGGCGGACATCGTCGCCGCGATCACCGCGCTCGCCCCCCTGTTCCCCCACGACGCCGCGTACCTCACCGCGTCGGTGTCCGACTTCGAGCGGTGGCGTTCGGAGGGCTTCGGGGTGCCCGACTTCCTCGACTCGCTCGTGGCCTTCCAGCCGCAGCAGCAGCGGATCGACGGCATCCGCCACCTCGTCGTCTTCCCGATGTACACGCAGAACGGCTCGCCCGACCGGCACGTCGAGGCGCTCCTGGTCGAGACGATCTGGCCCGAGTTCATCGCCCGCCTGGAGACCGAGTACACCAACCGGCTGTTCGTCTCGCTGCGCCTGGTCGACTTCACGCCGGGGTACGACACCAACTCGGCCGTCCTGTTCCCCGAGACCGTCGCGATGCGCGAGATCCCCCCCTTCACGTGGGGCGCGATCTTCCAGGACCGCGAGGCCGCCCGGTACCGCCGCGTCGTGCGCGCTGCCTCCGAGATCACGAAGCTCGACCTGCCCGCCGAGGCCGCCCGCATGCTCGACGACCAGGCGCTCACCGAGCGGACGTTCGTCATGTGGGACCTCATCCACGACCGCACGCACATGCGCGGCGACCTGCCGTTCGATCCGTTCATGATCAAGCAGCGCATGCCGTTCTTCCTCTACTCCCTCGAGGAGCTGCGCTGCGACCTGACCGCGTTCCGCGAGTGCGTCGCGATCCAGCAGCGCCTGTCGGCCCGCGACGACCGGGATGCGGCGGAGGCGGCGATGCTCGAGCATGCGAAGCTCGTGCAGTACGCCGTGATCTTCGACCGCATCTTCCGCTTCGCGATCACCGGCTCCCGCGTGCGCAACTACGACGGCCTCGGCGGGCAGCTGCTGTTCGCGTGGCTGCACCAGCGCGGCGTGCTGCACTGGACCGACACCGCGCTCGCGTTCGACTGGGACGAGGTGCCGGCGGCCGTCGTCGCGCTCGCCGACGCGATCGACGAGCTGTACTGGCGCTCGATCGACCGCCCGAAGACCGCGCACTGGCTCGCGGCCTACGACCTCGTCCGTGGCGTCGTGACGCCGCATCCGGCCTCGCAGTGGAACCGCGGTCTCCCGGATGAGATCCTCGCCGGGGCCCCGAAGGGCTACACCGACGCGGTCCTGGACGACGAGTTCCCGCTGTCGATGTTCTTCGAGGCGCTCGAGAAGAAGATGCGCCCCGTCATCGCGTCGACGGAGGGCATCCGCGGCACCGACTGA
- a CDS encoding Lrp/AsnC family transcriptional regulator, producing MDDAIDTAIVREISLDARATLAHVSEKVGLSVSAVQSRLRRLEARGVIRGYRPVLDAEALGKPLSAFVEITPLDPAQPDNAPELLAHLTAIEACHSIAGDAAYMLFVRVPTPRHLEELIRDIRAAAQVNTRTTIVLQTFFEHRPIEPADS from the coding sequence CTGGACGACGCCATCGACACGGCGATCGTCCGCGAGATCTCGCTCGATGCCCGCGCGACGCTCGCGCACGTGTCGGAGAAGGTGGGTCTGTCGGTGTCGGCCGTGCAGTCGCGACTGCGGCGGCTCGAGGCGCGCGGCGTCATCCGTGGCTACCGGCCCGTACTCGACGCCGAGGCGCTCGGCAAACCGCTGTCGGCGTTCGTGGAGATCACTCCGCTCGATCCCGCGCAGCCCGACAACGCGCCCGAGCTGCTCGCGCACCTGACCGCGATCGAGGCGTGCCATTCGATCGCCGGCGACGCCGCCTACATGCTGTTCGTGCGGGTGCCGACGCCACGCCACCTCGAAGAGCTCATCCGCGACATCCGCGCGGCCGCACAGGTGAACACCCGCACGACGATCGTGCTGCAGACCTTCTTCGAGCACCGCCCGATCGAGCCCGCCGACAGCTGA
- a CDS encoding ABC transporter substrate-binding protein, producing the protein MRHSIRRGLVAASLVSATALALAACAGSGSSSDSGGDSDDFDPLTSIRLQLQWLPQAQFAGYYVALDQGYFKEEGFDDVEIVPSGGDIIPQDALVGGDVDFAVAWVPKVLGTLEATGAELTDIAQVFQDSGTLQVAWADSGIESVADFEGKRIGSWGFGNEWEIFAAMADEGLDSSTVSITTQDFSMNALLDGDVDAAQAMTYNEWAQLLETVDPETGQLYQPDDFNVISYADTSGAMLQDALWADTERLENDPAYADAAVRFLKAVVKGWVFARDNPEEAASITYDAAINAEAAFPVGPVHQLWQMNEVNKLIWTGGDFGVVDADAWDQTVAGALKAKNQDGLELITQEPAESAYSNDYIEEALAALEEDGVEVSGTYTPIEVTLTEGGK; encoded by the coding sequence ATGAGACACAGCATCCGTCGCGGCCTCGTCGCCGCGTCCCTCGTGAGCGCCACCGCGCTCGCCCTCGCCGCGTGCGCCGGGTCGGGCTCCTCGTCCGACTCGGGCGGCGACTCGGACGACTTCGATCCCCTCACGAGCATCCGGCTGCAGCTGCAGTGGCTCCCGCAGGCGCAGTTCGCCGGCTACTACGTCGCCCTCGACCAGGGGTACTTCAAGGAGGAGGGCTTCGACGACGTCGAGATCGTGCCCTCCGGCGGCGACATCATCCCGCAGGACGCGCTGGTCGGCGGCGACGTCGACTTCGCGGTCGCATGGGTGCCGAAGGTGCTCGGCACCCTCGAGGCGACCGGCGCGGAGCTCACCGACATCGCACAGGTGTTCCAGGACTCGGGAACCCTGCAGGTCGCATGGGCCGATTCGGGCATCGAGTCGGTCGCCGACTTCGAGGGCAAGCGCATCGGGTCGTGGGGGTTCGGCAACGAGTGGGAGATCTTCGCCGCGATGGCCGACGAGGGCCTGGACTCCTCCACGGTGTCGATCACGACGCAGGACTTCTCGATGAACGCCCTGCTGGACGGCGACGTCGATGCCGCACAGGCGATGACCTACAACGAGTGGGCGCAGCTGCTGGAGACGGTCGACCCGGAGACCGGACAGCTGTACCAGCCCGACGACTTCAACGTCATCTCGTACGCCGACACCTCCGGCGCGATGCTGCAGGACGCGCTGTGGGCCGACACCGAGCGGCTCGAGAACGACCCCGCCTACGCCGATGCGGCCGTCCGGTTCCTCAAGGCCGTCGTCAAGGGCTGGGTGTTCGCGCGCGACAACCCGGAGGAGGCCGCGTCGATCACGTATGACGCCGCGATCAACGCCGAGGCCGCCTTCCCGGTCGGCCCGGTGCACCAGCTGTGGCAGATGAACGAGGTCAACAAGCTCATCTGGACCGGCGGCGATTTCGGCGTCGTCGATGCGGATGCGTGGGACCAGACCGTCGCCGGCGCCTTGAAGGCGAAGAACCAGGACGGTCTCGAGCTCATCACGCAGGAGCCCGCCGAGTCGGCCTACTCGAACGACTACATCGAGGAGGCCCTCGCCGCCCTGGAGGAGGACGGCGTCGAGGTGTCGGGCACGTATACGCCGATCGAGGTCACCCTGACGGAGGGCGGGAAGTAG
- a CDS encoding ABC transporter permease subunit has translation MSAVTGAAGRRALPGWVRVAAPVAVGLVGLLAWILVVDVLEAAPRMLPSPFAIAEEFVKRWGIIAPDMAITGGNALAGLVAGTVLAVLAAALAAAARPIDGMLAPLVAALAVIPIVALTPILNTMFGASSQFGRQAVAAIAAFVPVFVNVLRGLRQTRPVQRDLLRATAAGRVQTFRILTLPTALPYLLTGIRIAASLAVISALVAEYFGGPADGVGTAIATYAKSGRAALAWAFVGGGIVIGLAFFFATSLLERLATRRTPI, from the coding sequence ATGAGCGCCGTGACGGGCGCCGCCGGACGCCGCGCCCTGCCGGGATGGGTGCGGGTCGCAGCCCCCGTGGCGGTCGGCCTCGTCGGCCTGCTCGCGTGGATCCTCGTCGTCGACGTGCTCGAGGCCGCCCCGCGGATGCTGCCGAGTCCCTTCGCGATCGCCGAGGAGTTCGTGAAGCGCTGGGGAATCATCGCCCCCGACATGGCGATCACGGGCGGCAACGCGCTCGCGGGGCTCGTGGCGGGCACCGTCCTCGCCGTGCTCGCCGCCGCGCTCGCCGCCGCGGCGCGCCCGATCGACGGCATGCTCGCTCCGCTCGTCGCCGCGCTCGCGGTCATCCCGATCGTCGCCCTGACGCCGATCCTCAACACGATGTTCGGGGCGTCGAGCCAGTTCGGCCGGCAGGCGGTCGCCGCCATCGCCGCCTTCGTCCCGGTGTTCGTGAACGTGCTGCGGGGCCTGCGCCAGACCCGGCCGGTGCAGCGCGACCTGCTGCGGGCCACCGCCGCCGGCCGCGTGCAGACCTTCCGCATCCTCACCCTTCCGACCGCCCTGCCCTACCTCCTGACCGGCATCCGGATCGCCGCATCGCTCGCGGTCATCTCCGCTCTCGTCGCCGAGTACTTCGGCGGTCCGGCCGACGGCGTGGGCACGGCGATCGCGACCTACGCGAAGTCGGGCCGCGCCGCGCTCGCGTGGGCGTTCGTGGGCGGCGGCATCGTGATCGGCCTCGCCTTCTTCTTCGCCACCTCCCTGCTCGAGCGTCTCGCCACGCGGCGCACGCCGATCTGA
- a CDS encoding ABC transporter ATP-binding protein, which produces MTDQTPAVEAHAAGKVFATREGDVVALSDVDLQVAAGEFVSLIGPSGCGKSTLLRLIADLDVATSGTVRIFGKAARTARIDQDYGMAFQQAGLLPWRTVADNIALPLEVHRVGRAERTARVAELAELVGLSDFVSRYPDQLSGGMQQRVAIARALAARPRLLLMDEPFGALDEMTRERLQTELSRIATESGAAVVFVTHSIPEAVFLSDRVVVMSPRPGRITEVIDTRTGLARDEALRESPAYFALVTAVREALHGTPVERANER; this is translated from the coding sequence ATGACCGATCAGACGCCCGCCGTCGAGGCGCACGCGGCCGGCAAGGTGTTCGCCACGCGCGAGGGCGACGTCGTCGCGCTGAGCGACGTCGATCTGCAGGTCGCGGCGGGCGAGTTCGTGTCGCTCATCGGGCCGTCCGGATGCGGAAAGTCGACGCTGCTGCGTCTGATCGCCGACCTCGACGTCGCGACGTCCGGCACGGTACGGATCTTCGGAAAGGCCGCGCGCACCGCCCGCATCGATCAGGACTACGGCATGGCGTTCCAGCAGGCCGGGCTCCTGCCGTGGCGCACCGTCGCCGACAACATCGCGCTGCCGCTCGAAGTGCACCGGGTCGGCCGGGCCGAGCGCACGGCGCGGGTCGCCGAGCTCGCCGAACTCGTCGGTCTGTCCGACTTCGTCTCCCGCTACCCCGACCAGCTCTCCGGCGGGATGCAGCAGCGCGTCGCGATCGCGCGCGCCCTGGCCGCGCGCCCGCGGCTGCTCCTGATGGACGAGCCGTTCGGCGCCCTGGATGAGATGACGCGCGAGCGACTGCAGACCGAGCTCTCGCGCATCGCGACCGAGAGCGGGGCGGCCGTCGTCTTCGTCACCCACTCGATCCCCGAGGCGGTCTTCCTCTCCGACCGCGTGGTCGTCATGAGCCCGCGCCCCGGGCGCATCACCGAGGTCATCGACACCCGCACCGGGCTCGCCCGCGACGAGGCGCTGCGGGAGTCACCGGCCTACTTCGCGCTCGTCACGGCGGTGCGCGAAGCCCTGCACGGCACGCCGGTGGAGAGGGCGAACGAGCGATGA
- a CDS encoding ABC transporter permease subunit, with translation MTRRRAAAWGVVGVLAVVAAWELYKAVGPAEGVSVGGDGTTGSGVMILPRTGDRAMPHTWEMVARLFASTSGGSTPPLWVAVVQAGALTLGIAAVGWLIGVAVGAVLGLVMQRWRLAEWGLMPWIVVSQTVPLIAFAPVVDALGKQLERDGVPWAQWLSVAVIASYLSFFPVAIGMLRGLQAPERAHLDLMRTYAAGYGATLLRVRLPAAVPYLLPALRLAAAAAVVGAVVAEVSIGMRGGIGRMLIQLAGQASSDPAAPWGPTFGTIALGLVAAGTVALVGVGLKNYRRGEETA, from the coding sequence ATGACTCGCCGGCGCGCTGCGGCCTGGGGGGTCGTCGGCGTGCTCGCGGTCGTGGCGGCGTGGGAGCTCTACAAGGCGGTCGGGCCGGCGGAAGGCGTCAGCGTCGGCGGCGACGGCACCACGGGATCCGGCGTCATGATCCTCCCGCGCACGGGGGACCGCGCGATGCCGCACACGTGGGAGATGGTGGCGCGCCTGTTCGCGTCGACGAGCGGCGGGAGCACCCCGCCGCTGTGGGTGGCCGTCGTCCAGGCCGGGGCGCTCACCCTCGGGATCGCCGCTGTGGGCTGGCTGATCGGGGTCGCGGTGGGAGCGGTCCTCGGCCTGGTGATGCAGCGCTGGCGCCTGGCGGAGTGGGGGCTGATGCCCTGGATCGTCGTCAGCCAGACCGTGCCCCTCATCGCGTTCGCTCCGGTCGTCGACGCCCTCGGCAAGCAGCTGGAGCGCGACGGGGTGCCGTGGGCGCAGTGGCTGTCGGTGGCCGTGATCGCGTCGTACCTGTCGTTCTTCCCCGTCGCGATCGGGATGCTGCGCGGACTCCAGGCGCCCGAGCGCGCCCACCTCGACCTCATGCGCACGTATGCCGCCGGCTACGGGGCGACGCTGCTGCGCGTGCGTCTGCCTGCGGCCGTTCCGTACCTCTTGCCCGCGCTGCGGCTCGCCGCCGCGGCCGCCGTCGTCGGAGCGGTCGTGGCCGAGGTGTCCATCGGGATGCGGGGGGGCATCGGCCGCATGCTCATCCAGCTCGCCGGTCAGGCCTCGTCCGACCCGGCCGCGCCGTGGGGACCCACCTTCGGGACGATCGCACTCGGGCTCGTCGCCGCCGGAACGGTCGCGCTCGTGGGGGTCGGACTGAAGAACTACCGCCGAGGCGAGGAGACCGCATGA
- a CDS encoding TIGR03842 family LLM class F420-dependent oxidoreductase, protein MDFGVVLQTNPPASRVIQLAQLAEAHGFSHVWTFDSHLLWEEPYVIYSAILAATRRVTVGPFVTNPATRDWTVTASVFATLNEMYGNRTICGIGRGDSAVRVTNGRPASMAELRESIHVIRELANSRAVDYKGATLRFPWSTGSQLDVWVAAYGPMALALTGQVADGFILQLADLDIAEWMIGTVRAAAAEAGRDPDTIAFCVAAPMYIGTDRAHMIEQCRWFGGMVGNHVADIVAKYGPSTGSRTGVPAALTDYIAGRTGYDYNTHGRTENDHVDFVPDEIVERFCILGTADEHIAKLERLRALGVTQFAGYLQHDNKEETLRVYGERVIPALRDHVTAKA, encoded by the coding sequence ATGGATTTCGGCGTCGTCCTGCAGACCAATCCGCCCGCCTCGCGGGTCATCCAGCTCGCACAGCTGGCGGAGGCACACGGGTTCAGCCACGTGTGGACGTTCGACTCGCACCTGCTGTGGGAAGAGCCCTACGTCATCTACTCCGCGATCCTCGCGGCCACGCGCCGCGTGACCGTCGGACCGTTCGTGACCAATCCGGCCACGCGCGACTGGACCGTCACGGCGAGCGTGTTCGCGACGCTCAACGAGATGTACGGCAACCGCACGATCTGCGGCATCGGCCGCGGCGACTCCGCCGTGCGGGTCACGAACGGTCGCCCGGCGTCGATGGCCGAGCTGCGCGAGTCGATCCACGTCATCCGCGAGCTCGCGAACTCCCGCGCCGTGGACTACAAGGGGGCGACGCTGCGGTTCCCGTGGAGCACGGGGTCGCAGCTGGACGTGTGGGTGGCCGCGTACGGCCCCATGGCACTCGCGCTGACGGGACAGGTCGCCGACGGATTCATCCTGCAGCTCGCCGATCTCGACATCGCCGAATGGATGATCGGCACGGTCCGCGCGGCCGCCGCCGAAGCGGGGCGCGATCCCGACACCATCGCGTTCTGCGTCGCCGCCCCGATGTACATCGGCACCGACCGTGCTCACATGATCGAGCAGTGCCGCTGGTTCGGCGGCATGGTGGGCAACCACGTCGCCGACATCGTCGCCAAGTACGGCCCGTCGACAGGTTCACGGACCGGGGTGCCCGCCGCCCTCACCGACTACATCGCCGGCCGCACCGGATACGACTACAACACGCACGGCAGGACCGAGAACGACCACGTCGACTTCGTTCCCGACGAGATCGTCGAGCGCTTCTGCATCCTCGGCACCGCCGACGAGCACATCGCGAAGCTCGAGCGGCTCCGGGCGCTCGGCGTGACGCAGTTCGCGGGGTACCTGCAGCACGACAACAAGGAGGAGACGCTCCGCGTCTACGGCGAGCGCGTCATCCCGGCCCTCCGCGACCACGTCACGGCGAAGGCATGA
- the hydA gene encoding dihydropyrimidinase: protein MAKTLIRGGTVVSATGRTKADVLIDGETIAAVLAPGSTLLGFDVAANVDTVIDATGKYVIPGGIDAHTHMELPFGGTSASDTFETGTRAAAWGGTTSIIDFAVQRTGERVEDGLAAWHEKAAGTCAIDYGFHQIIGGVDDASLRAMDTLVDEGVTSFKLFMAYPGVFYSDDGQILRAMQKSAETGLLTMMHAENGPAIDVLAAQLAEAGKIAPYYHGMARAWQMEEEATHRAIMLANLTGAPLYVVHVSAKQAVDQLAWARDQGWNVFGETCPQYLYQSLEDQLGAFSEEWGAFEGAKWVCSTPLRSRAEGHQHHMWQALRTNDLQMVSTDHCPFCMKGQKELGRDDFRAIPNGIGSVEHRMDLLYQGVVTGQLTLERWVEITSTTPARMFGLYGRKGVIQPGADADVVVYDPNGHTTISVDTHHMNMDYSAWEGFEVDGHVDTVVSRGKVIVDDGAYLGAAGDGRYLRRGLSQYLI, encoded by the coding sequence ATGGCGAAGACCCTCATCCGCGGCGGGACCGTGGTCTCGGCGACGGGCCGCACCAAAGCTGACGTCCTGATCGACGGCGAGACGATCGCGGCCGTGCTCGCACCCGGCTCGACCCTTCTGGGATTCGATGTCGCCGCGAACGTCGACACGGTCATCGACGCGACCGGAAAGTACGTCATCCCGGGCGGCATCGACGCGCACACCCACATGGAGCTGCCGTTCGGCGGCACGAGCGCATCCGACACGTTCGAGACCGGCACGCGCGCGGCGGCGTGGGGCGGCACCACCTCGATCATCGATTTCGCCGTGCAGCGGACGGGCGAACGCGTGGAGGACGGACTGGCCGCGTGGCACGAGAAGGCCGCCGGCACGTGCGCGATCGACTACGGCTTCCACCAGATCATCGGCGGTGTGGACGACGCGTCGCTGCGGGCGATGGACACCCTCGTGGACGAGGGCGTCACCTCGTTCAAGCTCTTCATGGCGTACCCGGGGGTGTTCTACTCCGACGACGGCCAGATCCTGCGGGCCATGCAGAAATCCGCCGAGACCGGACTGCTCACGATGATGCACGCCGAGAACGGGCCCGCGATCGACGTGCTCGCCGCGCAGCTGGCCGAGGCCGGCAAGATCGCGCCGTACTACCACGGCATGGCGCGGGCGTGGCAGATGGAGGAGGAGGCCACGCACCGCGCGATCATGCTCGCGAACCTCACCGGCGCGCCGCTGTACGTCGTGCACGTGTCGGCCAAGCAGGCGGTCGACCAGCTCGCGTGGGCGCGCGACCAGGGGTGGAACGTCTTCGGCGAGACGTGCCCGCAGTACCTGTACCAGTCGCTCGAAGACCAGCTCGGCGCCTTCAGCGAGGAATGGGGGGCGTTCGAGGGTGCCAAGTGGGTGTGCTCGACGCCGCTGCGCTCGCGCGCCGAAGGGCACCAGCACCACATGTGGCAGGCGCTGCGCACCAACGATCTCCAGATGGTCTCCACCGATCACTGCCCGTTCTGCATGAAGGGCCAGAAGGAGCTCGGCCGCGACGACTTCCGGGCCATCCCGAACGGCATCGGCTCGGTCGAGCACCGGATGGACCTGCTCTACCAGGGCGTCGTCACGGGACAGCTGACCCTCGAGCGGTGGGTGGAGATCACGAGCACGACCCCCGCGCGCATGTTCGGCCTGTACGGCCGGAAGGGCGTCATCCAGCCGGGCGCCGACGCCGACGTCGTCGTGTACGACCCGAACGGGCACACCACGATCTCGGTCGACACGCACCACATGAACATGGACTACTCCGCGTGGGAGGGGTTCGAGGTCGACGGGCACGTCGACACCGTCGTCTCCCGCGGCAAGGTCATCGTCGACGACGGCGCCTACCTCGGCGCCGCCGGTGACGGCCGATACCTGCGCCGCGGCCTGAGCCAGTACCTGATCTGA